The Pseudomonas multiresinivorans DNA window AGTAGCAGCGACCGCTGGCGGGGATACCGACTACGCCGAAGATCACGCGCCCGTGCTCGATGAGCGCGACGTTGACGGTGAATTCGTCACTGCCGGAAATGAACTCCTTGGTACCGTCCAGCGGGTCCACCAGCCACCAGCGGCTCCACTGGGCCCGTTGCTCCAGGGGAATGTCGCAATCCTCCTCGGACAACACCGGCACATCCGGCGCCAGCGCGCGCAGGCCGTCGGCCAGCAAGCGGTGGGCGGCCAGGTCAGCGGCGGTTACCGGCGATTCGTCGGATTTGCTCTGGACGTCCAGGTCGCCTTGCCAGAACGGCAGGATCACATCGCCCGCCTTGTGCACCAGATCGATCACGGCAGGCAGAAAAGCATTCATCACGGCTGGAATTCCCCTCGTTGGGTCAGCAGGTCACGTACCAGGTAGAGCGCGGCCAGGGCCCGCCCTTCACTGAACTGGGCATTCTGCGCGAGGCTGGAAAGCTCGCGCAGACTGATCCTGTCCACGCCCATGGGCTCGGGCTCGTCGCCGGGCAGCGATTCCTCGTAGAGGTCACGGGCGAGCACCACCTGGATGCGCTGGCTCATGTAACCGGGCGACAGCGACAGCTCGGTAATGTGTTCGAGCTGACGGGCGCCATAACCGGCTTCTTCCTTCAGCTCGCGGTTGGCGGCATCGAGGATGTCCTCACCCGGCTCCACCAGGCCCTTGGGCAACGACAACTGGTATTCGTCGACCCCGGCGCAGTACTCCTCCACCAGCACGGCGTGCTCGGCGTCGAGCATGGCGATCACCATCACCGCACCGTAGCCCTGCCCCTTGCCCACCAGGCGCTCGTAGGTCCGTTCGACGCCATTGGAGAAGCGCAACTGCAGCTCCTCGACGGCGAAAAGCCGGCTTCTGGCAACGATCTCTCGGGCGAGGACCGTGGGTTTCTGACGCATGGGGCGACTCCTGGGGGTGGCCGGGTCGGCTATGATAACCCGCCTTTTCCGATTCTCCGTGTCAGATATCGCGCCGATTCCGTCCATCGGCGGCGCAATTGCGACACCCTTTTGCGAAAGCCCAGCATGCCACGCCTGCCCTGGAACCAGATCGACACCGTCCTGCTCGACATGGACGGCACCCTGCTCGATCTGCATTTCGACAACCACTTCTGGCTCGAACACCTGCCGCAACGGTACGCCGAGCACCACGGCATCAGCCGTGCCCAGGCCGATGCCGAACTGCTGCCGCTGTTCCGCGACAACGCCGGGCTGCTCAACTGGTATTGCCTGGATTTCTGGAGCCGCGAACTCAAGCTGTCGATCATGGACCTCAAGCGCGAGGTCGCCGACCTGATCGCCCTGCGTCCGGACGCCGATTTCTTCCTTGCGCAACTGCGCGAGCACGGCAGGCGCGCAGTGCTGATCACCAATGCGCACCGCGATTCACTGTCGCTGAAGATGCAACGGGTGGAGCTGTCGCCCTGGTTCGATCGGTTGATCAGCTCCCACGACTACGGTTTCCCCAAGGAAGACCAGCAGTTCTGGCAGGCGCTGCGTGCGGACGTCGACTTCGACCCGGCGCGCAGCCTGTTCATCGACGACAGCCTGCCGATCCTGCGCGCGGCGCGGACCTTCGGCATCGGCCATCTGCTTGCGGTACGCCAGCCCGACAGCCGCCAGGGACCGAAGGACACCGAGGAATTCGCTGCCCAGGAAGACTACCGGGCGCTGCTCGAAGGCTTGTGAGGGGCGCAGAAACAACGAGCCCGGCACTGGGCCGGGCTCGGGGACATCACTCCGGAATCCGCAGCACCTGGCCGGGATAGATCTTGTCCGGATGGCTGAGCATCGGCTTGTTCGCCTCGAAGATCTTGTTGTAGAGATTGGCGTTGCCGTACTCCGCCTTGGCGATGGCGCTAAGCGTATCGCCCTTCTTCACGGTGACGAAACGCGCCTCGGCAGCCGGCGTGGCGACGG harbors:
- the nudE gene encoding ADP compounds hydrolase NudE; protein product: MRQKPTVLAREIVARSRLFAVEELQLRFSNGVERTYERLVGKGQGYGAVMVIAMLDAEHAVLVEEYCAGVDEYQLSLPKGLVEPGEDILDAANRELKEEAGYGARQLEHITELSLSPGYMSQRIQVVLARDLYEESLPGDEPEPMGVDRISLRELSSLAQNAQFSEGRALAALYLVRDLLTQRGEFQP
- the yrfG gene encoding GMP/IMP nucleotidase, coding for MPRLPWNQIDTVLLDMDGTLLDLHFDNHFWLEHLPQRYAEHHGISRAQADAELLPLFRDNAGLLNWYCLDFWSRELKLSIMDLKREVADLIALRPDADFFLAQLREHGRRAVLITNAHRDSLSLKMQRVELSPWFDRLISSHDYGFPKEDQQFWQALRADVDFDPARSLFIDDSLPILRAARTFGIGHLLAVRQPDSRQGPKDTEEFAAQEDYRALLEGL